The Gemmatimonadota bacterium genome window below encodes:
- a CDS encoding roadblock/LC7 domain-containing protein, with the protein MSEAPRPSDEQTTPVHDARALLRTHLERDGAELALVIDTAGRVITAAGNPGRLDPTAFASVCAAHFEANVQLATLVGEPEFRTLLHQGHEASIYLAGVGSSAVLALVYEGTRLFEEVGPGGLELARQLTDPIAEFLGKSVGAGAAGVGSEWVQAVENEIERVFREGA; encoded by the coding sequence TTGAGCGAGGCCCCCCGCCCCTCCGACGAGCAGACGACCCCGGTCCACGATGCCCGGGCGCTGCTGCGCACCCACCTCGAGCGCGACGGCGCGGAGCTGGCGCTCGTCATCGACACCGCCGGCCGCGTGATCACCGCGGCGGGGAATCCGGGGCGGCTCGATCCCACGGCGTTCGCCTCCGTCTGCGCGGCCCACTTCGAGGCCAACGTCCAGCTTGCCACGCTCGTCGGGGAGCCCGAGTTTAGGACGCTGCTCCATCAAGGGCATGAGGCCTCCATCTATCTCGCGGGTGTGGGGTCGAGCGCGGTCCTCGCCCTCGTCTACGAAGGGACGCGGCTCTTCGAGGAGGTGGGACCGGGCGGCCTCGAGCTGGCACGCCAGCTCACGGATCCGATTGCGGAGTTCCTGGGAAAGAGCGTCGGGGCGGGAGCGGCCGGGGTGGGCTCGGAGTGGGTCCAGGCCGTGGAGAACGAGATCGAGCGCGTGTTCAGAGAAGGAGCATAG
- the recR gene encoding recombination mediator RecR, producing the protein MSAIDRATKEFARLPGIGQKTALRLVYHLLKGGPERSQDLARALAELAARIRPCGRCGNFSEGELCDVCSNPRREGGTLCVVEEAFDVAAVERTGLFRGRYHVLGGRLSPLDGVGPDELNLAGLLRRIRDEGEGREEVIVATNASMEGEATAVLLESQLRPLVGRVTRLARGIPMGSDLEYVDGTTLAQAFSGRREMD; encoded by the coding sequence ATGTCGGCCATCGACCGGGCCACCAAGGAGTTCGCCCGGCTCCCCGGAATCGGCCAGAAGACCGCGCTTAGGCTGGTCTACCACTTGCTGAAAGGCGGTCCGGAGCGCTCCCAGGATCTGGCGCGCGCCCTGGCCGAGCTGGCGGCGCGTATCCGGCCGTGTGGCCGCTGCGGCAACTTCAGCGAGGGCGAGCTCTGCGACGTGTGCAGCAATCCCCGCCGGGAGGGCGGCACGTTGTGCGTAGTGGAGGAGGCCTTCGACGTCGCGGCGGTCGAGCGGACGGGGCTCTTCCGAGGGCGCTATCATGTGCTGGGAGGGCGTCTGTCGCCGCTGGACGGCGTCGGGCCCGACGAGCTCAACCTCGCGGGTCTGCTCCGGCGGATCCGGGACGAAGGAGAGGGCAGGGAGGAGGTCATCGTGGCCACGAACGCCAGCATGGAGGGCGAGGCGACCGCGGTGCTCCTCGAGTCCCAGCTACGGCCGCTGGTCGGACGGGTGACCCGGTTGGCCCGGGGGATCCCGATGGGCAGCGACCTGGAGTATGTGGACGGCACCACGCTGGCCCAGGCGTTCTCGGGCCGGCGCGAGATGGACTAG